Proteins co-encoded in one Artemia franciscana chromosome 10, ASM3288406v1, whole genome shotgun sequence genomic window:
- the LOC136032388 gene encoding uncharacterized protein LOC136032388, giving the protein MGTRSILKPSNLFSGNLSSDGEVIKKVRTKKGEHTHVPAVQRRNARERNRVRQVNQGFAILRQRIPFETTVTKCGRERRERKLSKVDTLRCAVEYIQNLERLLETDEGGEDETKSNEIPCQTNDARILTQPFDLQQQMFLSQLYAELSGRRNTYLTGEEIDRLMRNSDLNSPLTRVFQPIMSDNGGATIECETGNQNVKKEETTDSDSSIYTCDENNSPPTASSDWYQHDQF; this is encoded by the coding sequence ATGGGTACGAGAAGCATTTTGAAACCTTCAAATCTTTTTAGTGGTAACTTAAGTAGTGATGGTGAAGTTATTAAAAAAGTAAGGACAAAGAAAGGTGAACATACGCATGTTCCAGCAGTGCAAAGACGAAACGCTAGAGAACGAAATCGCGTAAGGCAAGTTAACCAAGGTTTTGCGATTTTGCGACAACGAATACCGTTTGAAACAACGGTGACTAAGTGTGGCCGTGAAAGGCGAGAAAGAAAGTTAAGCAAAGTGGATACCTTGCGCTGTGCGGTTGAGTATATTCAGAACTTAGAGCGGCTTTTAGAAACAGATGAAGGCGGTGAGGATGAAACAAAATCTAACGAAATACCGTGTCAAACTAATGATGCCCGCATTTTAACGCAGCCTTTTGACTTACAGCAGCAAATGTTTTTGTCTCAACTTTATGCAGAACTAAGTGGAAGGCGGAACACGTATTTGACAGGAGAAGAAATTGACCGTTTAATGAGAAACAGTGATCTCAATAGCCCTCTAACAAGGGTGTTTCAACCTATCATGTCCGATAATGGAGGAGCTACAATTGAGTGTGAAACAGGTaatcaaaatgttaaaaaagaagaaacaacagatAGTGACTCGTCAATATATACTTGTGATGAAAATAATAGCCCTCCGACGGCTAGCTCAGACTGGTATCAGCACgatcaattctga